From one Hirundo rustica isolate bHirRus1 chromosome 8, bHirRus1.pri.v3, whole genome shotgun sequence genomic stretch:
- the CSGALNACT2 gene encoding chondroitin sulfate N-acetylgalactosaminyltransferase 2 gives MRMPRRGFVIQARTRWLLVGIALLFSLVLLMYLLECAPQTDGNGSLPGVVGESMGKEYYQALLQEQEEHYQNRATSLKRQIAQLKQELQEMSDKLKSLQEKKSPKVNGMTYQGTKEQTSNDLLEFLHSQIDKAEVSVGAKLPSEYGVIPFESFTSMKVFQLEMGLTRHPEEKPVRKDKRDELVEVIEAGLEVINNPDEEDGQDEDDGVGDRQLYSENDFIEGYYRTERDKGTQYELFYKKMDGMEYRHVTLFRPFGPLMKVKSETVDISSSIINIIVPLAGRTEAFAQFMQNFRDVCIHQDKRVHLTVVYFGQDGLSEVKSILESVARETDFYNYTLVSLKEEFNRGRGLDVGARAWEKGEVLMFFCDVDVYFTAEFLNSCRLNAEPGKKVFYPVVFSLYNPAIVYANQDIPPPVEQQLVHKKDSGFWRDFGFGMTCQYRTDFLTVGGFDLEVKGWGGEDVHLYRKYLHGDLMVIRTPVPGLFHLWHEKHCADELTPEQYRMCIQSKAMNEASHSHLGMLVFRDEIEAHLRKQAYRTNSEAVG, from the exons atGAGAATGCCCAGAAGAGGCTTTGTAATTCAAGCCAGGACTCGTTGGCTGCTGGTGGGCATTGCTTTACTGTTCAGTTTAGTGTTGCTCATGTATTTGCTGGAGTGTGCCCCACAAACAGATGGCAATGGATCTCTGCCTGGTGTTGTAGGTGAAAGCATGGGTAAAGAATACTATCAAGCTCTCTTGCAGGAGCAAGAGGAGCATTATCAAAACCGAGCTACCAGTCTAAAACGTCAGATTGCCCAGCTAAAGCAAGAGCTTCAGGAAATGAGTGACAAACTGAAgtccctgcaggaaaaaaagagcccGAAGGTCAATGGTATGACCTACCAGGGCACCAAAGAACAAACATCCAATGATCTCCTAGAGTTTCTTCATTCCCAGATTGACAAAGCTGAGGTGAGCGTGGGGGCCAAACTGCCTAGTGAGTATGGAGTCATTCCTTTTGAAAGCTTTACATCCATGAAAGTGTTCCAGTTGGAGATGGGGCTCACTCGGCATCCAGAAGAGAAACCCGTTAGAAAGGATAAACGAGATGAATTGGTGGAAGTTATCGAGGCTGGCCTAGAAGTTATCAACAATCCAGATGAAGAAGATGGACAAGATGAAGATGATGGAGTAGGAGACAGGCAGCTATATAGTGAAAATGATTTTATAGAAG GTTACTATCGTACAGAAAGAGATAAGGGGACACAGTATGAGCTGTTTTATAAGAAGATGGATGGCATGGAGTACAGGCATGTCACCTTGTTCCGACCCTTTGGACCCCTCATGAAAGTGAAGAGTGAAACGGTCGATATTTCTAGTTCGATCATTAACATTATTGTTCCTCTTGCTGGAAGAACTGAGGCATTTGCACAATTTATGCAAAACTTTAG GGATGTGTGTATTCATCAGGATAAGCGTGTTCACCTCACAGTGGTGTACTTTGGACAAGATGGTCTGTCAGAAGTAAAAAGCATCCTAGAATCTGTAGCTAG AGAAACTGACTTCTACAATTACACACTTGTCTCTCTGAAAGAGGAATTTAACCGAGGCCGAGGACTTGATGTGGGTGCCAGAGCCTGGGAAAAGGGTGAAGTCCTGATGTTCTTCTGTGATGTTGATGTTTATTTCACAGCCGAATTCCTCAACAGCTGTCGCTTAAATGCTGAGCCCG GGAAAAAGGTTTTCTATCCTGTGGTATTCAGCCTTTACAATCCTGCTATTGTCTATGCCAACCAAGATATACCACCTCCTGTGGAGCAGCAATTG GTACACAAGAAGGATTCTGGTTTCTGGCGGGATTTTGGCTTTGGGATGACTTGTCAGTATCGGACAGACTTTCTGACTGTTG GGGGTTTTGACTTGGAAGTGAAAGGCTGGGGCGGCGAGGATGTTCACCTCTACAGGAAGTACTTGCACGGCGACCTGATGGTGATCAGGACGCCGGTGCCGGGGCTGTTCCACCTGTGGCACGAGAAGCACTGCGCGGACGAGCTGACGCCGGAGCAGTACCGCATGTGCATCCAGTCCAAAGCCATGAACGAGGCGTCGCACTCGCACCTGGGCATGCTGGTGTTCAGGGACGAGATCGAGGCGCACCTCCGCAAGCAGGCCTACAGGACTAACAGCGAGGCCGTGGGGTGA